Below is a genomic region from Isosphaeraceae bacterium EP7.
AACTGGACGGTCTGACCGACCTTCACGTGATCCCCGAGCGCTAAGGCCCCCGTTTTGTCGGCCCCCATGACGTTGCGGATCAGGAAGTCGCCGCGCCCGAAGGTGTCGCGATATTCGTCGACGGCCCGGCCGACGTGAAGTCCTTCGCGGATGAGTTCCTGGTCCACGGAGTCGAGCTCCTCGAAGACCTCCTTGAGTCGTTCGAGCGCGGGGAGACCGCCTAGCTCGCGCAGCAGATTTCCTTCCACCTTGGTGACCACGAACGGCTCGCCGATCGGCCGGCACCCCTGGCTGACGACAGGTCGGACCCAGGCATTCCCGCCGATCCTGACGCCGACGGCGCCATCGAGATAGCTCTCGCGGTCGAGAATGAAGCGGTTCACGCCTGGCGCACGCCCGGCGCTGGCCATCCCGCCGAAGACGGGCAGGTGCGGCTGCCTGGTCCTGACCGCTTCGAGCCATTCCTCGGTCGGGAAGGTGAACGGGTCGCCCAGCATGATGAGCGCCTGGCCCGCGGTGTCCGCATTCGTTGCCAGCGAATCGGGCCAGCCGTCGAAGCCGCCGGCCCGATGCTCGAACCGCAGCGGTTCAAGCTCGGCACATGGGCTCTGCATGATCCAGAGGCTCAGGGCCGTCGCCCCCTCGATTTCCTGGCCCTCGCCGATGATCGATTCACTCGTGCAGCCGATGACGACCCGAGCCAGGCCATGCGCCCGGATCGCCTCGCCGATGGCCGCGAACGAGTCGGCGTGATGGGCCGAGGAGAAGACGACGGCCAGGTCGCCCGTCGCCGGCTTGCCGAGTTGGGAGGCCGCGCGCTCGAGCACCTCGGCGAGCGCCTCATCGGAATTCCTGGCGGTCGAAAGGGCCGATGCGCACTTCATCTCGGTCGGACCTCGTCGGGGGCGGGCGGTCGTGCCATCTGAAGATCAGTTTATCGACCGGCCGGCCGTCTCGGGAGTCAGGAGCGCCCCAGACCGCGCGGCCCGTCGTCTTAGGCGTGAACGCGCCTGAGATTTTGCTTGCGTCGAGCGATGTGCGCCTTTAGAACGGTTCTCCCCGGCGCGGACCGGTCGTGGCCGTGGTCCCCCCTGGGCCACGGCGGGAGTCCGCAACGCAATAGCACTGGGCCGCCCGCAGACGCCGCGCGGCGACGTGCTTCCTCGCGGCCGGGTCGAGATGACCTCGGGTGTGCCGGAAAGGGCGACGGATGAGCGATCAGAACGTGGCCGCGCAAGCTCGCGCGGCGCTGGAAGCGGGCGAAGGCATCCTCCGGCTGGCCCCCACCTGGGTCCCCCGCTCT
It encodes:
- a CDS encoding FIST N-terminal domain-containing protein, which produces MKCASALSTARNSDEALAEVLERAASQLGKPATGDLAVVFSSAHHADSFAAIGEAIRAHGLARVVIGCTSESIIGEGQEIEGATALSLWIMQSPCAELEPLRFEHRAGGFDGWPDSLATNADTAGQALIMLGDPFTFPTEEWLEAVRTRQPHLPVFGGMASAGRAPGVNRFILDRESYLDGAVGVRIGGNAWVRPVVSQGCRPIGEPFVVTKVEGNLLRELGGLPALERLKEVFEELDSVDQELIREGLHVGRAVDEYRDTFGRGDFLIRNVMGADKTGALALGDHVKVGQTVQFHVRDGDAADEDLRDLLESDALDHPSERPAGALLFSCNGRGSRLFNIENHDISAVQNLHGPIPVAGFFAMGEIGPIGGKNFLHGFTASLALFGQRPGV